A single region of the Neodiprion pinetum isolate iyNeoPine1 chromosome 5, iyNeoPine1.2, whole genome shotgun sequence genome encodes:
- the LOC124218735 gene encoding UBX domain-containing protein 7 isoform X2 — protein MDRELIEKFIEVTGSSEAVARQYLVVADGNVETAISLMFEGGGAEAVADVDGQTEPPEPEIRPPILPTREVLVPTQPVCAFPRASNSVFDRFRDFAVETQRQEEEMARRVTGVKKMSPRKSKRLEDLFRPPYDIMFLGSFIEAREHAKLINRWLLVNVQNPLEFSCQILNRDLWPNEQIRDMVRDHFVLWQVISNTSDGQRFIDFYNVTDYPYLAVLDPRTGECVRTYDRFTVEHLVSGLGDMLSNHLSPETAPQVPSTATDDWLSCPAGSMVRRCDVPSESSGMTPESKKARGIRDTAVESANNERVDAGPSASNVILPRSGVSILGKRSRTEELSKTKKHEILHSLLQKKNGEPSNSEPNSTVVNSNDEPSLRLCLRLPNGGKETISMGASDTIKSFLGRMETMGYPPSEHTYLVPFPRTNIGALSQQTRLSETILFPSNTVFITKI, from the exons ATGGATCGCGaactgattgaaaaattcatcgaagTCACAG GATCCAGCGAGGCTGTCGCCAGACAGTACCTCGTGGTGGCTGACGGCAATGTAGAGACTGCTATTAGCCTGATGTTTGAAGGTGGCGGAGCAGAGGCAGTAGCAGACGTAGATGGTCAAACTGAACCCCCAGAACCAGAGATCAGGCCGCCAATTCTACCTACTCGAGAAGTGTTGGTACCAACACAGCCCGTCTGTGCGTTCCCCAGAGCATCGAACAGTGTGTTTGATAGATTTAGGGACTTTGCGGTAGAAACAC AACGCCAGGAGGAGGAAATGGCGCGGAGGGTAacaggggtgaaaaaaatgtcaccaAGGAAGTCCAAGCGCCTGGAAGACCTCTTCAGACCCCCTTACGACATCATGTTTTTGGGATCATTCATCGAGGCTAGGGAACATGCGAAGCTCATAAACCGATGGCTTCTTGTTAATGTACAAAATCCACTTGAATTCTCATGCCAAATACTTAACAGAGACCTGTGGCCCAATGAGCAGATCAGGGATATGGTCAGGGACCATTTCGTTCTGTGGCAG GTCATATCTAACACATCTGACGGTCAACGCTTCATCGACTTCTACAATGTCACTGATTACCCTTATCTAGCTGTTCTGGACCCAAGAACAGGCGAGTGTGTCCGGACATACGACCGGTTTACGGTAGAACATCTAGTTTCAGGGCTAGGTGACATGTTGAGCAATCATCTATCCCCGGAAACTGCACCGCAGGTTCCTTCTACCGCTACAGACGACTGGCTATCATGCCCTGCAGGTTCCATGGTCCGGCGGTGCGATGTGCCTTCCGAATCTTCG GGTATGACCCCAGAAAGCAAAAAAGCCAGAGGAATTCGAGACACGGCCGTGGAATCAG CTAACAATGAACGTGTCGATGCTGGGCCCAGCGCGAGTAACGTAATCCTTCCTCGTAGTGGCGTTAGTATCTTAGGAAAACGGTCGCGAACGGAGGAATTATCAAAGACGAAAAAGCACGAAATTCTACATTCTTTATTACAGAAAAAG AACGGTGAACCGAGTAATTCTGAGCCCAACTCAACCGTTGTAAATTCAA ATGACGAGCCGTCCTTGCGTTTATGTCTGCGACTGCCAAATGGGGGCAAAGAAACTATCTCTATGGGAGCTAGCGACACGATAAAA agCTTCCTGGGCAGAATGGAAACTATGGGTTATCCGCCTTCGGAGCACACGTACCTAGTTCCATTTCCTAGGACAAATATTGGGGCTCTTTCTCAACAAACTCGACTGTCAGAAACTATTCTGTTTCCTTCAAATACCgtttttataacaaaaatataa
- the LOC124218735 gene encoding UBX domain-containing protein 7 isoform X1, with the protein MDRELIEKFIEVTGSSEAVARQYLVVADGNVETAISLMFEGGGAEAVADVDGQTEPPEPEIRPPILPTREVLVPTQPVCAFPRASNSVFDRFRDFAVETQRQEEEMARRVTGVKKMSPRKSKRLEDLFRPPYDIMFLGSFIEAREHAKLINRWLLVNVQNPLEFSCQILNRDLWPNEQIRDMVRDHFVLWQVISNTSDGQRFIDFYNVTDYPYLAVLDPRTGECVRTYDRFTVEHLVSGLGDMLSNHLSPETAPQVPSTATDDWLSCPAGSMVRRCDVPSESSASGMTPESKKARGIRDTAVESANNERVDAGPSASNVILPRSGVSILGKRSRTEELSKTKKHEILHSLLQKKNGEPSNSEPNSTVVNSNDEPSLRLCLRLPNGGKETISMGASDTIKSFLGRMETMGYPPSEHTYLVPFPRTNIGALSQQTRLSETILFPSNTVFITKI; encoded by the exons ATGGATCGCGaactgattgaaaaattcatcgaagTCACAG GATCCAGCGAGGCTGTCGCCAGACAGTACCTCGTGGTGGCTGACGGCAATGTAGAGACTGCTATTAGCCTGATGTTTGAAGGTGGCGGAGCAGAGGCAGTAGCAGACGTAGATGGTCAAACTGAACCCCCAGAACCAGAGATCAGGCCGCCAATTCTACCTACTCGAGAAGTGTTGGTACCAACACAGCCCGTCTGTGCGTTCCCCAGAGCATCGAACAGTGTGTTTGATAGATTTAGGGACTTTGCGGTAGAAACAC AACGCCAGGAGGAGGAAATGGCGCGGAGGGTAacaggggtgaaaaaaatgtcaccaAGGAAGTCCAAGCGCCTGGAAGACCTCTTCAGACCCCCTTACGACATCATGTTTTTGGGATCATTCATCGAGGCTAGGGAACATGCGAAGCTCATAAACCGATGGCTTCTTGTTAATGTACAAAATCCACTTGAATTCTCATGCCAAATACTTAACAGAGACCTGTGGCCCAATGAGCAGATCAGGGATATGGTCAGGGACCATTTCGTTCTGTGGCAG GTCATATCTAACACATCTGACGGTCAACGCTTCATCGACTTCTACAATGTCACTGATTACCCTTATCTAGCTGTTCTGGACCCAAGAACAGGCGAGTGTGTCCGGACATACGACCGGTTTACGGTAGAACATCTAGTTTCAGGGCTAGGTGACATGTTGAGCAATCATCTATCCCCGGAAACTGCACCGCAGGTTCCTTCTACCGCTACAGACGACTGGCTATCATGCCCTGCAGGTTCCATGGTCCGGCGGTGCGATGTGCCTTCCGAATCTTCGGCAAGT GGTATGACCCCAGAAAGCAAAAAAGCCAGAGGAATTCGAGACACGGCCGTGGAATCAG CTAACAATGAACGTGTCGATGCTGGGCCCAGCGCGAGTAACGTAATCCTTCCTCGTAGTGGCGTTAGTATCTTAGGAAAACGGTCGCGAACGGAGGAATTATCAAAGACGAAAAAGCACGAAATTCTACATTCTTTATTACAGAAAAAG AACGGTGAACCGAGTAATTCTGAGCCCAACTCAACCGTTGTAAATTCAA ATGACGAGCCGTCCTTGCGTTTATGTCTGCGACTGCCAAATGGGGGCAAAGAAACTATCTCTATGGGAGCTAGCGACACGATAAAA agCTTCCTGGGCAGAATGGAAACTATGGGTTATCCGCCTTCGGAGCACACGTACCTAGTTCCATTTCCTAGGACAAATATTGGGGCTCTTTCTCAACAAACTCGACTGTCAGAAACTATTCTGTTTCCTTCAAATACCgtttttataacaaaaatataa
- the Bin1 gene encoding histone deacetylase complex subunit SAP18: MASAVESMIVDEKQISDKPVDREKTCPLLLRVFCNIGRHHNIVEYSRGNVPSNELQIYTWMDATLREITALVKEVNPDARKKGTYFDFSLVTPEVRNSSYRMREIGVTCSGQRGADDNKTLAQARFTIGDYLDISITPPNRMSQPMMRRGGLRQY; the protein is encoded by the exons ATGGCGTCTGCAGTGGAATCCATGATTGTTgacgaaaaacaaatttctgaTAAGCCGGTTGACAGAGAAAAG ACCTGCCCGCTACTTTTGAGAGTATTTTGTAACATCGGACGACATCACAACATCGTCGAATACAGTAGAGGAAATGTGCCGTCAAATGAGCTGCAAATTTACACTTG GATGGATGCCACGCTACGTGAGATAACTGCGCTCGTGAAAGAGGTGAATCCTGACGCGCGTAAAAAAGGAAcctatttcgatttttctctgGTTACTCCTGAAGTTCGTAATTCTAGTTATCGAATGCGAGAAATTGGGGTAACTTGTTCTGGTCAAAGAGGAGCAGATGATAATAAAACTCTCGCACAGGCTAG GTTCACGATCGGCGATTATTTGGACATATCTATTACCCCTCCGAATAGAATGTCACAGCCGATGATGCGACGTGGAGGCTTACGGCAGTATTGA
- the LOC124218746 gene encoding cytochrome c oxidase assembly factor 5 — translation MQYENENETLADKSRCAGARADLKMCLLESDCCKIHKRTPRECLRTTDGTVPDKCQALRVTFFECKRSLLDGRRRFRGPKGY, via the exons ATGCAATacgagaatgaaaatgaaacgttGGCCGACAAGTCAAGATGCGCCGGAGCCCGAGCAGACCTGAAAATGTGCCTTCTCGAAAGCGACTGCTGTAAAATT CATAAACGCACCCCCAGGGAATGCCTAAGAACAACTGATGGAACTGTCCCTGACAAATGTCAGGCACTGAGAGTAACTTTCTTCGAATGTAAACGCTCGCTT CTAGACGGTAGACGTCGATTCCGCGGACCAAAGGGATACTAG
- the LOC124218732 gene encoding uncharacterized protein isoform X1 translates to MASKRDTALVAGPTSSNFAVDKGAGAGERGNSGVGGVVAGCGGTTGYRPPGIRGRTGVGRDAVRRSREFGYYPMDEHPAHSYRTHLFLSPPAVSSATEDSGIQIGSSNRRNSGPIIKWGAGGVGGGGVGGVGGGGGGAGNAKRKQNGNQQRDPSEPHTPAASRQVSFSAGNTAGATGTYTPLVVSANSQLTAGEPRTLATLDRDCFIIPLASLDHFLPAGVPLAPIVDRKKTGSPLSVLEVEDPKQCILAHLMTPLEPLDPLMESPLACPLVLQRDTAAELLAELAPTAAQSILLVNMERNAEFPFISYYFINKLTRNPGEFHHEAQCRALQKFDPREIKYAASHTLDVFNEVATIARPPLEPPGGRPPLATTGYIISVFKVFEGDDGLKFERNWLYWTGARMIYRYLPKSVGLRRITLHKSMSPGDKMYLLICECAQLQDNLSAAAILLPALRARLCGYTGLYRPSVCF, encoded by the exons ATGGCGTCGAAACGCGACACGGCACTTGTTGCCGGGCCAACCTCGTCG AACTTTGCGGTGGACAAGGGAGCCGGTGCTGGTGAACGTGGGAACAGTGGTGTCGGCGGGGTGGTTGCCGGATGCGGAGGAACCACCGGTTATCGACCCCCAGGGATCCGAGGTCGGACCGGCGTCGGTCGCGATGCGGTGCGAAGAAGTCGAGAATTTGGATATTATCCGATGGACGAACACCCCGCGCACTCGTACAGGACCCATTTGTTTCTATCGCCACCAGCCGTCAGCAGCGCTACAGAAGATTCCGGTATTCAGATAGGCTCGTCGAATCGGCGGAATTCCGGACCCATTATTAAATGGGGTGCCGGTGGAGTCGGAGGTGGAGGCGTTGGAGGTGTTGGTGGCGGTGGAGGAGGAGCTGGGAATGCGAAACGAAAACAGAACGGCAACCAGCAGCGAGATCCTTCGGAGCCACATACGCCCGCGGCCTCCAGGCAG GTATCGTTTAGCGCTGGAAACACCGCAGGTGCTACCGGAACTTACACCCCGCTTGTGGTGTCCGCAAACAGTCAGCTAACCGCAGGGGAACCAAGGACCCTTGCGACCTTGGACAGGGACTGTTTCATCATTCCTTTAGCGTCTCTGGACCATTTTCTTCCTGCTGGTGTACCG CTAGCGCCGATTGTCGACCGGAAGAAGACCGGCAGCCCGTTGTCCGTCCTCGAAGTTGAAGATCCGAAACAGTGCATCCTCGCTCACCTCATGACGCCCCTCGAGCCCCTTGATCCTTTAATGGAATCCCCCCTCGCCTGCCCTCTCGTCCTGCAGCGGGACACTGCTGCAGAACTTCTAGCTGAACTCGCGCCAACGGCAGCCCAGAGTATACTTCTTGTTAATATGGAGAGAAACG CCGAGTTTCCCTTCATCTCGTACTACTTCATAAACAAACTTACGAGAAATCCGGGTGAATTTCATCACGAGGCTCAGTGCCGTGCTCTCCAGAAATTCGACCCCAGGGAGATCAAATACGCAGCCAGTCACACCTTGGATGTGTTCAACGAAGTCGCCACGATAGCTCGGCCTCCGCTTGAGCCACCTGGAGGCCGACCGCCGCTCGCTACGACTGGCTACATCATTTCTGTCTTCAAGGTTTTCGAAGGCGACGACGGCCTCAAGTTCGAACGCAATTGGCTTTATTGGACGG GAGCACGAATGATATACAGATATCTGCCAAAATCTGTCGGACTACGGCGCATCACGCTCCACAAATCGATGTCACCCGGTGACAAGATGTATCTTTTGATATGTGAATGCGCACAGCTACAAGACAACCTTTCTGCTGCTGCAATTTTGCTGCCTGCACTCCGCGCCCGTCTCTGTGGATACACGGGACTCTACAGGCCATCGGTGTGCTTCTGA
- the LOC124218732 gene encoding uncharacterized protein isoform X2 encodes MNLMFRKNFAVDKGAGAGERGNSGVGGVVAGCGGTTGYRPPGIRGRTGVGRDAVRRSREFGYYPMDEHPAHSYRTHLFLSPPAVSSATEDSGIQIGSSNRRNSGPIIKWGAGGVGGGGVGGVGGGGGGAGNAKRKQNGNQQRDPSEPHTPAASRQVSFSAGNTAGATGTYTPLVVSANSQLTAGEPRTLATLDRDCFIIPLASLDHFLPAGVPLAPIVDRKKTGSPLSVLEVEDPKQCILAHLMTPLEPLDPLMESPLACPLVLQRDTAAELLAELAPTAAQSILLVNMERNAEFPFISYYFINKLTRNPGEFHHEAQCRALQKFDPREIKYAASHTLDVFNEVATIARPPLEPPGGRPPLATTGYIISVFKVFEGDDGLKFERNWLYWTGARMIYRYLPKSVGLRRITLHKSMSPGDKMYLLICECAQLQDNLSAAAILLPALRARLCGYTGLYRPSVCF; translated from the exons ATGAATCTTATGTTCCGGAAGAACTTTGCGGTGGACAAGGGAGCCGGTGCTGGTGAACGTGGGAACAGTGGTGTCGGCGGGGTGGTTGCCGGATGCGGAGGAACCACCGGTTATCGACCCCCAGGGATCCGAGGTCGGACCGGCGTCGGTCGCGATGCGGTGCGAAGAAGTCGAGAATTTGGATATTATCCGATGGACGAACACCCCGCGCACTCGTACAGGACCCATTTGTTTCTATCGCCACCAGCCGTCAGCAGCGCTACAGAAGATTCCGGTATTCAGATAGGCTCGTCGAATCGGCGGAATTCCGGACCCATTATTAAATGGGGTGCCGGTGGAGTCGGAGGTGGAGGCGTTGGAGGTGTTGGTGGCGGTGGAGGAGGAGCTGGGAATGCGAAACGAAAACAGAACGGCAACCAGCAGCGAGATCCTTCGGAGCCACATACGCCCGCGGCCTCCAGGCAG GTATCGTTTAGCGCTGGAAACACCGCAGGTGCTACCGGAACTTACACCCCGCTTGTGGTGTCCGCAAACAGTCAGCTAACCGCAGGGGAACCAAGGACCCTTGCGACCTTGGACAGGGACTGTTTCATCATTCCTTTAGCGTCTCTGGACCATTTTCTTCCTGCTGGTGTACCG CTAGCGCCGATTGTCGACCGGAAGAAGACCGGCAGCCCGTTGTCCGTCCTCGAAGTTGAAGATCCGAAACAGTGCATCCTCGCTCACCTCATGACGCCCCTCGAGCCCCTTGATCCTTTAATGGAATCCCCCCTCGCCTGCCCTCTCGTCCTGCAGCGGGACACTGCTGCAGAACTTCTAGCTGAACTCGCGCCAACGGCAGCCCAGAGTATACTTCTTGTTAATATGGAGAGAAACG CCGAGTTTCCCTTCATCTCGTACTACTTCATAAACAAACTTACGAGAAATCCGGGTGAATTTCATCACGAGGCTCAGTGCCGTGCTCTCCAGAAATTCGACCCCAGGGAGATCAAATACGCAGCCAGTCACACCTTGGATGTGTTCAACGAAGTCGCCACGATAGCTCGGCCTCCGCTTGAGCCACCTGGAGGCCGACCGCCGCTCGCTACGACTGGCTACATCATTTCTGTCTTCAAGGTTTTCGAAGGCGACGACGGCCTCAAGTTCGAACGCAATTGGCTTTATTGGACGG GAGCACGAATGATATACAGATATCTGCCAAAATCTGTCGGACTACGGCGCATCACGCTCCACAAATCGATGTCACCCGGTGACAAGATGTATCTTTTGATATGTGAATGCGCACAGCTACAAGACAACCTTTCTGCTGCTGCAATTTTGCTGCCTGCACTCCGCGCCCGTCTCTGTGGATACACGGGACTCTACAGGCCATCGGTGTGCTTCTGA
- the LOC124218732 gene encoding uncharacterized protein isoform X3 — translation MDEHPAHSYRTHLFLSPPAVSSATEDSGIQIGSSNRRNSGPIIKWGAGGVGGGGVGGVGGGGGGAGNAKRKQNGNQQRDPSEPHTPAASRQVSFSAGNTAGATGTYTPLVVSANSQLTAGEPRTLATLDRDCFIIPLASLDHFLPAGVPLAPIVDRKKTGSPLSVLEVEDPKQCILAHLMTPLEPLDPLMESPLACPLVLQRDTAAELLAELAPTAAQSILLVNMERNAEFPFISYYFINKLTRNPGEFHHEAQCRALQKFDPREIKYAASHTLDVFNEVATIARPPLEPPGGRPPLATTGYIISVFKVFEGDDGLKFERNWLYWTGARMIYRYLPKSVGLRRITLHKSMSPGDKMYLLICECAQLQDNLSAAAILLPALRARLCGYTGLYRPSVCF, via the exons ATGGACGAACACCCCGCGCACTCGTACAGGACCCATTTGTTTCTATCGCCACCAGCCGTCAGCAGCGCTACAGAAGATTCCGGTATTCAGATAGGCTCGTCGAATCGGCGGAATTCCGGACCCATTATTAAATGGGGTGCCGGTGGAGTCGGAGGTGGAGGCGTTGGAGGTGTTGGTGGCGGTGGAGGAGGAGCTGGGAATGCGAAACGAAAACAGAACGGCAACCAGCAGCGAGATCCTTCGGAGCCACATACGCCCGCGGCCTCCAGGCAG GTATCGTTTAGCGCTGGAAACACCGCAGGTGCTACCGGAACTTACACCCCGCTTGTGGTGTCCGCAAACAGTCAGCTAACCGCAGGGGAACCAAGGACCCTTGCGACCTTGGACAGGGACTGTTTCATCATTCCTTTAGCGTCTCTGGACCATTTTCTTCCTGCTGGTGTACCG CTAGCGCCGATTGTCGACCGGAAGAAGACCGGCAGCCCGTTGTCCGTCCTCGAAGTTGAAGATCCGAAACAGTGCATCCTCGCTCACCTCATGACGCCCCTCGAGCCCCTTGATCCTTTAATGGAATCCCCCCTCGCCTGCCCTCTCGTCCTGCAGCGGGACACTGCTGCAGAACTTCTAGCTGAACTCGCGCCAACGGCAGCCCAGAGTATACTTCTTGTTAATATGGAGAGAAACG CCGAGTTTCCCTTCATCTCGTACTACTTCATAAACAAACTTACGAGAAATCCGGGTGAATTTCATCACGAGGCTCAGTGCCGTGCTCTCCAGAAATTCGACCCCAGGGAGATCAAATACGCAGCCAGTCACACCTTGGATGTGTTCAACGAAGTCGCCACGATAGCTCGGCCTCCGCTTGAGCCACCTGGAGGCCGACCGCCGCTCGCTACGACTGGCTACATCATTTCTGTCTTCAAGGTTTTCGAAGGCGACGACGGCCTCAAGTTCGAACGCAATTGGCTTTATTGGACGG GAGCACGAATGATATACAGATATCTGCCAAAATCTGTCGGACTACGGCGCATCACGCTCCACAAATCGATGTCACCCGGTGACAAGATGTATCTTTTGATATGTGAATGCGCACAGCTACAAGACAACCTTTCTGCTGCTGCAATTTTGCTGCCTGCACTCCGCGCCCGTCTCTGTGGATACACGGGACTCTACAGGCCATCGGTGTGCTTCTGA